The Sphingomonas sp. HF-S4 sequence TCCTCTGCGCCGCAATCGGCTGGGCGATGGTCGGGCCCTGGGCGGCGCTTGCGTTCGGGCTGGCGGGGGTGTTCTCGCTGCTCCGCTGGTTCGGCCGGGCCAATGCCTATGCCCATCACACGCCGGGCGCCGCTGCGGTATCGGACATGGTGTACGCGATCCTCGTCATCGCCGGCGTCGGCGCGACGCTCTCGGCGGGCGCGCATATCGAGCTGTTCGGCGCGGTACTCGCCGGGGCGGGGGCGCTGGCACTGATTCCGTTCGGCGGCGCCTATCTCGCGCGGCACAAGCCCTCAGGGCTAGGCCGCGCCTTCTCCGCCTATCGTCCGGTTTGGAAGCGCCAGTCGGCGTGGACGCTGATCGGCGTGATCACCACCGAAGCGACCTCGAACGCGCACAGCTACATCGTCACGCTTTTCGCGGGTCCAGCCGCGTTCGCCCCCATCGCGGTGGGCATGCTGTTCTTCCGCCCGGTCAATGTCTGCATCACCGCGCTGACCCAGCTCGAACGCCCGCGCATGGCGCGCGCAGTGGGGAAGGGCGACGATCGCTCGGCGCGTGGCTCGGCGCGCGCCTTCATGGCCGCTTTGCTCGTCATCTGGATCGCCACCGCCGCTCTGGCCGCGCTGATCCTGGCATTCTTGCCGCAGATCATCCTCAAGCCGACCTTGTCGGTGCAGGCGGTGATGATCGCGGTCGCGCTCTGCGCCGCTTTGTCGCTGGTCCAGTGCCTGCAGGCGCCGGTCAGTGTGCTCACCCAGGCGCGCGGCGCGTTCAAGCCGCTCGCCGCGACCAGCGTGCGCAGCTGCATCGTCGGGGTTGCTGCGGTGGTCGCGATCACCTTGCTCGCACCGTCGGTCTATACGATCGCAGGCGTTGTGCTCGCCCAGGCGGTGATGCTGTTCGGCATCTGGCGGCTCGACCGCAAGGCCCGCCGCGAGATGGCGGCGTGAGCCTCGCGCTACCCTGGTATCGCGGGCGCCTTCCGCAGCGCGCGAGCGCGCCGGCGGCGCGCGGCCAGGCTCCGTCGAGCCGCGCCGAGGCGCTGATCCCGGTCGCGCAGTTCGTCTATTTCATCTTCCTGATGATGATCTTCATCGGCCAGCAGCCCTTTTCGGCGCGCAACCAGGAGCAGCTCGTCGCGATGGCCTCGGCCAATGACGGGTCGGACCTCTTCAAGCAGGCCTTCTTCATCGGCTTCGCGATGCTGCTGACGTTGGTCGAGCTCGTTCGCCGCCACCGCCTGCAATACCGGTTCACCTATTGGCCGCTGCTGGTGATGCTCGGCTGGTTTTTGTTGAGCTGCGCCTGGGGCGTCGATCCGTTCGTGTCGTTCAAGCGCGCGATGCAGCAGGTGATCGTGATCTACATCACCTTCCTGTCGCTGGCGCTGATCGGCCCTGAGCGGATCTACCGCACCTTGATGGCCGCGCTGATCACTTCACTGCTGATATGCTGGGTGTCGCTGCCGCTGACTCCCAACGCATTCCACCCGCCGACCGAAAGCGACAAGGCGCTGATCGGCGCGTGGCGCGGATTCTTCTTCCACAAGAACATCGCCGGCGCCGTGATGGCGGTCACGTTCGTGCTGACGGCGCACGCCTTCTTCACCACGCGCAAATGGTATTACGCGCTGTTCTCGATCATGGCCTTCGTCTTCGTGGTAGGGACCAAGAGCAAGACCTCGCTCGCCTTGTGCTTCGGCATCCTCGCGGTCAGCGCGGTCTATCGCGTGCTCAGCCAGTCGGTCGCCAAGCGTGCGGTGCTGCTGCTCCTCGTCGGTGCGGGCATGCTGGCGTTTCTCGGGCTCTACATCGCGTTCGAGACTACGGTCGAGCGCTGGCTCGCCGATCCGACCGCGTTCACCGGTCGCGTATCGATCTGGCGTGTCGCGATCGACTATCTCGCCGATCACCCCTGGCTCGGCTCGGGGTTCGGCGGCTTCTGGCAAGTTGGCGCGCTCTCGCCCGCGCACGACTATCTCAACCAGCAATTCCAGCTGCTCACCGCGCATTCGCACAACGGCTATCTCGAGATCCTCGTGACCACCGGGCCGGTGGGCCTGATGCTGCTGTTGCTCTCGTTCGTCGTGCTGCCGGCGTGGTGGTTCCTCACCGGCACCACCAAGGCCAACGCCACGCTGATGGCGTCGGCCTTCGCGATCTGGAGCTTCGTTCTCTACCAGAACCTGCTCGAGACTTCGTTCTTCGACAAGGACCGCCAGGTCTGGGTGATCTTCCTGTCCTCGCTCGCGATCGCGCATGCCTCGTTCAAGGCCGTCGATCGCCCGCGCTGGCATCGCCAACCTTCCGGAGGCACCGCTTGACCGAAATCGCCATCTGCATCGCCACGCGCCAGCGGCCGCAGGGGATCACGCGCACGCTGCGCTCGCTCGCCGAACTTGTCACCGAGCGCGCAGTGACCGTGATCGTCGCCGACAACGACGCGGTGAAGCAGGAAGGCGTGGTCGCGTGCGAAGCGTTGCGCGCCGAGGGCTATCGCTGGCCGCTCGAATTGCTCACCGTCGCCACCCCTGGCATCCCCCAGGTCCGCAACGCGCTCGTCGAAGCGGCGCTGCGGCTGCCTGAAATCCGCTACGTCGCGATGCTCGATGACGACGAGGCCGCCGATCCGCACTGGCTCCATGCGATGCTGGCATGCCAGGCGGCGACGCGCGCGGATGTCGTCGGCGGCGCGGTGCTGCGCGAGATGGAAGGCGAGATCGCGCCCTGGGCGGCGCGGCACCCGCTGCTCCAGCCCAAGTCGCGCGGCGCATCGGGCTCGGTCGGGCTGATCGACAGCACTGCCAACGTATTGATCGATGCCGAGGCACTGCGCGCTCTGGGCGACAAGCCGTTCGACGAGGCGATGGCGCTCACCGGCGGCTCGGATAAGCAGCTGTTCACGCGCATGGCCCGCGCCGGGCGCCGTTTTGCCTGGGCCGAGGATGCGCGGGTGACCGAGCTGATCCCGGCAAGCCGCGTCACCTCCAAATGGCTGCTGATGCGCGGCTACCGCATCGGCATGACCGACACGATCACCGCATTGTCGCACAGCACACCCTTGAAGGTCGCGACCAGCGAAGCCGCGCGCATCGCCGGCGGCTTCGTCATCGGGTCGCTCGGCGCGCTCACGCTCGATCGCGGCAAACGCATCATCCGGTTGGGCAAGCTCTATCGCGCGGCGGGCAAGATCGCCG is a genomic window containing:
- a CDS encoding polysaccharide biosynthesis protein translates to MAEAVALPPEKKLRATLARFGLASMSSAAVSVSHLLVQLVAVRRLEAAEIGTLAFLLVIIQFGYGLSNALVSTPYAIAVNQREDGSEDGLDFFFPLNLLLALSQGLLCAAIGWAMVGPWAALAFGLAGVFSLLRWFGRANAYAHHTPGAAAVSDMVYAILVIAGVGATLSAGAHIELFGAVLAGAGALALIPFGGAYLARHKPSGLGRAFSAYRPVWKRQSAWTLIGVITTEATSNAHSYIVTLFAGPAAFAPIAVGMLFFRPVNVCITALTQLERPRMARAVGKGDDRSARGSARAFMAALLVIWIATAALAALILAFLPQIILKPTLSVQAVMIAVALCAALSLVQCLQAPVSVLTQARGAFKPLAATSVRSCIVGVAAVVAITLLAPSVYTIAGVVLAQAVMLFGIWRLDRKARREMAA
- a CDS encoding O-antigen ligase family protein, which codes for MSLALPWYRGRLPQRASAPAARGQAPSSRAEALIPVAQFVYFIFLMMIFIGQQPFSARNQEQLVAMASANDGSDLFKQAFFIGFAMLLTLVELVRRHRLQYRFTYWPLLVMLGWFLLSCAWGVDPFVSFKRAMQQVIVIYITFLSLALIGPERIYRTLMAALITSLLICWVSLPLTPNAFHPPTESDKALIGAWRGFFFHKNIAGAVMAVTFVLTAHAFFTTRKWYYALFSIMAFVFVVGTKSKTSLALCFGILAVSAVYRVLSQSVAKRAVLLLLVGAGMLAFLGLYIAFETTVERWLADPTAFTGRVSIWRVAIDYLADHPWLGSGFGGFWQVGALSPAHDYLNQQFQLLTAHSHNGYLEILVTTGPVGLMLLLLSFVVLPAWWFLTGTTKANATLMASAFAIWSFVLYQNLLETSFFDKDRQVWVIFLSSLAIAHASFKAVDRPRWHRQPSGGTA
- a CDS encoding glycosyltransferase family 2 protein; translated protein: MTEIAICIATRQRPQGITRTLRSLAELVTERAVTVIVADNDAVKQEGVVACEALRAEGYRWPLELLTVATPGIPQVRNALVEAALRLPEIRYVAMLDDDEAADPHWLHAMLACQAATRADVVGGAVLREMEGEIAPWAARHPLLQPKSRGASGSVGLIDSTANVLIDAEALRALGDKPFDEAMALTGGSDKQLFTRMARAGRRFAWAEDARVTELIPASRVTSKWLLMRGYRIGMTDTITALSHSTPLKVATSEAARIAGGFVIGSLGALTLDRGKRIIRLGKLYRAAGKIAALAGHRYEEYRKVHGA